TATAGGTATTCGGCTTTAAGTTTGTAGAATGCCTCCCAGCGGTAGCGAGAATGAGTACGAGTAAGCCGCCCAGGGCTATCGCGCCAGAAAAGAAGCTTTTGATCAATCTTATGAAAACGTACACCCTGCTCCAGCCAGCGTAACCACAACTCAAAATCTTCGGGTAGGTCTCCTGTGCGATAAGGACCGTATTGTTGGATAAGCGAATGCCTGAACATTACGCTTGGGTGTATAATGGGAGAGTCTACAAAGCGATTTAAGGCTATTTGTTCGTGAGTGAGTAAAGCATTACTCCACCTTATATAATTCCTCAGGCCGGCAGTTGTATTTTGCTGCACCGCTACCTGGCAGGCCAGTACTCCTACCTCCGCATGCTGTTCAAGATATTGGGCCTGTAAGGCCAGTCGCTGGGGAAGAGCTATATCATCCGCATCCATCCGGGCTATATACTGGCCAGAAGTATGGGCCAGACCTTTGTTCAGGGCAGCGACTAGTCCTACTTTATCTTCGTGGAGTAATCTGATTGAAGAGTTAGTGCGTACATAGTTTTGAGCGATATAAGGACTGCTGTCAGAAGAAGCGTTATCAATCAATAGTATTTCGGTAGAAGCTAAGGTCTGAGAGAGTAAGCTTTCTATAGCCGCTGCGAGGGTAGACTCAGCATTTCTGAAAGGGAGGATTACAGAGATCAGAGGTGTTGGCATAGATCAATTTAAGACTGCATGTGATGAATATAAAACTGCCCCTTATGAATTAAAGCTGTGCTTTGTCATCCAGCGGACACTAATCGCTCAACGCAAAAAGGAGTGGTTCGTTCTTATACTCAGTTTTAAACTAAAAATGATAATTTTTTCAATTTATGGAAACTTTGAATAGCGTAGACTATACAATAAGAACAGTTGAAGATGCACCAGAAGGAGCAAAAGAATTCTTAAAAGGATCAGAAAAACAGATGGGTTTTGTCCCCAATATGTATGGGGTGATGGCTAATTCGCCAGCTCTGCTTGATTCTTATTTACATGGATATAAGCTGTTTCGCAGCAAAACAAACTTCTCTTCGGTAGAGCAGGAAGTAGTTTTTCTTACCATTAGCCATGAGAATGCCTGTCATTACTGTATGGCTGCGCATAGTATTATCGCAGATACCATGTCTAAAGTACCAGAGGAAGTAACCAATGCGATTAGAGAGGGTAAAGAGATTGAAGATGCAAAACTTAATGCCCTGAGCAAGTTTACCCGCACTATGGTAGTGAAAAGAGGATGGCCTTCTGATGAAGATGTGCAGGATTTTCTGGATGCAGGCTATGAGCAGAACGATATTTTAAATATTGTACTGGCCATTAGTGTAAAGACAATTAGTAACTATAGCAACCATATCGGGCAAACTCCGGTAGATGATGCTTTTGCCTCTCGCACATGGGAAAAATAATTATTGATTAGGTTTAGTTGTGCCAGTTTGGTAGAACAGAAGCCTGAAGTAAATTACTTCAGGCTTCTTCTTTTTAAAGCACGGAAATAGGACCCCACCTGAGTTGGCAGGCCTGTTTGGTGTGACTATCTAAAGTTGTATTTCAGGCCAAAGTCCAAACCAAAGGAGTTTGGCTGGCTGCTAAAGTTGTTTCCAGATTCGGTTAAGGAGCCTAGAGAAAAGTTGTAGTATGGAGACAGCGATAATGCATAATGGCGCGCAAGTTTGTAGTTTACTCCACCACTAACTATACCGCTGTAGTAGACAGAACGAAAAGGACTCTCACCATCCGAACTTATGTTAACAGTGTTTAGCTGTCCGCTCTGGTCTGAAAGTTTGTTGTTCAGGAAAAAGTTGGCAGCTACCCCCGAACTCATATTGAATTTTACTTTTTCTCCTCCCAGGTGGTATCCTAGTTTTAAAGGAATAGAAAGGAAGGAGAAAGAATTGGTCAGTTGCTGCTTCTCACTTACATACTGTGTTTTGGTATTGGCTTCCGCACTTGCTTTGACATTGGTAGCAAGCAGAGGTATGCGCTCGCCTTGCTGAAAATCTTCTACCACCCAGCTCGTTTGGGTAGTGCTGCTAAGCTTTCCAAAGTCCAGCCCACTTTCCAGGCTCAGACGCTCACTAAGCATCAGGCCCAGGTCTACACCATAAGAGAGTGACAGCTGAGGAGTATTTTCCAGGCCACTTTCTACCGGAACACTGGATGCCTCCATGGTACGATGGTCTTTGGCCAGTTCTCCTCCCGAGCCGGAAAAATTATACATTGGAGACAAATCAGGTGAGGCCATTTCTAGTGTAGAATTGGTAGAAGTACTAAAATTCGGATCAAAATAGCTAGTGGCCAGGTTGAGCCCCGCAAAAAATCTGGTACGTTCTTTCTCTCTTTCCTCATTACTAGATGACTGAGGCACGCGGTATAGGTGGTCTATATCTTTTGCCCAGCTAAGTAATGGTTCTTCGCTTAATGCCGGTCCCAGCGAAGAGACGTAGCTTAATGCTGCATCGGCTAGGTTTTCTGCATAAGCAGCGATGGTATTACCCATACTGAGTTTTTTTTGCGGTAAAGCTTTGTCTGCAGTAGCGTGCTGACTTTTCTGATTTGAATTCTGTCCGTGCGCCTCAGAGGTGGCAGAAGAAGTAGTGCGCCTAGAACGAAGTCCCTCTTCCTGCTTATTAGAAGAAAGCGCCAACTCAGATCCTGAAAAAGTACTGGAAGCAGCAGATAAATCTTTACTGCCTGCAGTTCCGCCTTGCTCTTTAGTAGTTTCAGCTGGCTTCTGGTACGCCAGAGAAGGCTGTCCGCTTAGGTCAGGATCAACGCCCTGAGCAG
This window of the Porifericola rhodea genome carries:
- a CDS encoding glycosyltransferase family 2 protein, whose product is MPTPLISVILPFRNAESTLAAAIESLLSQTLASTEILLIDNASSDSSPYIAQNYVRTNSSIRLLHEDKVGLVAALNKGLAHTSGQYIARMDADDIALPQRLALQAQYLEQHAEVGVLACQVAVQQNTTAGLRNYIRWSNALLTHEQIALNRFVDSPIIHPSVMFRHSLIQQYGPYRTGDLPEDFELWLRWLEQGVRFHKIDQKLLFWRDSPGRLTRTHSRYRWEAFYKLKAEYLYTYLHKHNPYHPKVMVWGAGRKSRQRLRFLEEKGIEVTAYIDIVEGKTSTLPCIHYSKIEPPGKHFILSNVSNRGQRQKIRTYLLEKGYQEGKDFLLMA
- a CDS encoding carboxymuconolactone decarboxylase family protein, which codes for METLNSVDYTIRTVEDAPEGAKEFLKGSEKQMGFVPNMYGVMANSPALLDSYLHGYKLFRSKTNFSSVEQEVVFLTISHENACHYCMAAHSIIADTMSKVPEEVTNAIREGKEIEDAKLNALSKFTRTMVVKRGWPSDEDVQDFLDAGYEQNDILNIVLAISVKTISNYSNHIGQTPVDDAFASRTWEK